Proteins encoded within one genomic window of Triticum aestivum cultivar Chinese Spring chromosome 2D, IWGSC CS RefSeq v2.1, whole genome shotgun sequence:
- the LOC123049963 gene encoding myb-related protein Zm38 — MGRSPCCCHDAGVKKGPWTEEEDKALVEHIQKRGGNVGSWRGLPKAAGLNRCGKSCRLRWNNYLRSDIKRGNFSEEEERLIITLHASLGNKWSTIATHLEGRTDNEIKNYWNTHIRKKLLRMGVDPVTHQQLPPDQTNHDVNGAAAALLPEALLWAAAAASLGGLDTGALMQAQVLQQLLQAIGSNNSTTGLIANLAAANTLLNSSSSIVPNQMNYLQTGYLCNTSNFAEQHVVQQQLTNDTSPGTSTFAAAERADQLCNTAASYNVAPAGDWSPAQEFGGLLEPMMELPGLCSLEGDSFWKDILEDSYRL; from the exons ATGGGGAGGTCGCCGTGCTGCTGCCACGACGCCGGCGTGAAGAAAGGGCCGTGGACGGAGGAGGAGGACAAAGCGCTGGTGGAGCACATCCAGAAGCGCGGCGGGAACGTCGGCAGCTGGCGCGGCCTTCCCAAGGCCGCCGGGCTGAACCGCTGCGGCAAGAGCTGCCGCCTCCGGTGGAACAACTACCTCCGCTCCGACATCAAGCGCGGCAACTTctccgaggaggaggagcgcctcatcatCACCCTCCATGCCAGCCTCGGGAACAA GTGGTCGACGATCGCGACGCACCTGGAGGGCCGGACGGACAACGAGATCAAGAACTACTGGAACACGCACATCCGCAAGAAGTTGTTGCGCATGGGCGTCGACCCCGTCACGCACCAGCAGCTGCCACCCGACCAGACCAACCACGACgtcaatggcgccgccgccgcgctcctcccCGAGGCGCTcctctgggcggcggcggcggcgagcctcggcggcCTGGACACCGGTGCCCTCATGCAGGCGCAGGTTCTGCAGCAGCTGCTCCAGGCCATCGGCTCTAACAACAGCACCACCGGCCTCATAGCCAACCTGGCTGCAGCAAACACACTGCTGAACTCAAGCAGCAGCATCGTTCCGAACCAGATGAACTACCTGCAGACGGGTTATCTCTGCAACACCTCCAATTTTGCAGAGCAGCACGTGGTGCAGCAGCAGCTGACCAATGATACGTCTCCGGGGACGAGCACCTTTGCAGCTGCTGAACGGGCTGATCAGCTCTGCAACACTGCCGCTTCATATAATGTTGCACCCGCAGGTGACTGGTCGCCGGCGCAGGAGTTCGGCGGCTTGCtggagcccatgatggagctgcccGGGCTGTGCTCTCTCGAGGGTGACTCTTTCTGGAAGGACATATTGGAAGACAGCTACCGTTTATAG
- the LOC123049964 gene encoding transcription factor MYB41-like, with product MGRSPCCCHDAGVKKGPWTEEEDKTLVEHIQKRGGHVGSWRGLPKAAGLNRCGKSCRLRWTNYLRPDIKRGNFSDEEERLIITLHAGLGNKWATIATHLEGRTDNEIKNYWNTHIRKKLLRMGVDPVTHQQLPPDHHLDGASAPLLPEALLWAAAAASLGGLDTGALRQAQLLQQLLQTIGSNNDATNLIANLAAANSVLNSSSSIVPSHQLQDQLNMYSGANCMQPGYLCNTSNFADQDVVQQQLINDMSPGTSCFATAEPADQLCNTTAAFASHDVAPAVDVLPVQEFAGLMVPMELQLPNLCSLESDSFWKELLDDGYLL from the exons ATGGGGAGGTCGCCGTGCTGCTGCCACGACGCCGGCGTGAAGAAGGGGCCGTGGACGGAGGAGGAGGACAAGACGCTGGTGGAGCACATCCAGAAGCGCGGCGGGCACGTCGGCAGCTGGCGCGGCCTGCCCAAGGCCGCCGGGCTGAACCGCTGCGGCAAGAGCTGCCGCCTCCGGTGGACCAACTACCTTCGCCCCGACATCAAGCGCGGCAACTTCTCCGacgaggaggagcgcctcatcatCACCCTCCACGCCGGTCTCGGCAACAA GTGGGCGACGATCGCGACACACCTGGAGGGCCGGACGGACAACGAGATCAAGAACTACTGGAACACGCACATCCGCAAGAAGCTCCTGCGCATGGGCGTCGACCCCGTCACCCACCAGCAGCTGCCACCCGACCACCACCTTGACGGCGCCTCCGCCCCACTCCTGCCCGAGGCGCTCCtctgggcggcggcggccgcgagccTCGGAGGCCTAGACACCGGCGCACTCAGGCAGGCGCAGCTTCTGCAGCAGCTCCTCCAGACCATCGGCTCCAACAACGACGCAACTAACCTCATCGCCAACCTAGCTGCCGCAAACTCAGTGCTGAACTCAAGCAGCAGCATCGTTCCAAGCCACCAGCTCCAGGACCAACTGAACATGTATTCTGGGGCGAACTGCATGCAGCCTGGTTACCTCTGCAACACCTCCAATTTTGCAGATCAAGACGTGGTGCAGCAGCAGCTGATCAATGACATGTCTCCTGGAACGAGCTGCTTTGCAACAGCTGAACCAGCTGATCAGCTCTGCAACACTACTGCTGCATTTGCATCGCATGATGTTGCACCGGCGGTTGACGTGCTGCCGGTGCAGGAGTTCGCCGGCTTGATGGTGCCCATGGAACTGCAACTACCCAATCTATGCTCCCTCGAGAGCGATTCTTTCTGGAAGGAGCTACTTGACGACGGCTACCTTCTATAG